A portion of the Candidatus Manganitrophaceae bacterium genome contains these proteins:
- the rpsO gene encoding 30S ribosomal protein S15 produces the protein MSIVKEMKQTIINDNSLHEKDTGSPEVQIALLTSRIVYLTEHFKTHKKDHHSRRGLIQMVSRRRKLLDYLKTTEVARYQKIIKKLGLRK, from the coding sequence ATGAGTATCGTAAAAGAAATGAAACAAACCATTATCAACGACAACAGCTTACATGAAAAAGATACCGGGTCTCCGGAGGTACAAATCGCCCTTTTAACAAGCCGGATCGTCTATCTGACAGAGCATTTTAAAACACACAAGAAAGATCATCATTCCAGGCGAGGGCTGATCCAGATGGTCAGCAGAAGAAGAAAGCTGCTGGACTACCTTAAAACAACAGAGGTCGCACGTTACCAGAAGATTA